tttttGTGATGAACATATCTTGTAGCTATAATATCCCAGTATGTTGTTTGATTGTGTAACATTTCCCTTTCTATAAGGGATATAGGACATACATTTATATGTTAAATGAAAGTGAATGAAaacattcactctttttttctttcctttgggatATATTTTCTCTTAGATATCCTAGGGTATCAACTCTAATATGGAAACTACTGGCTCATAATCCAAGCATCTATATTATAACTCGCCCCACTGCTCCCTCCACAAAGCAAGCTACATGTCTTAAAAAGGTCAAATACTGTTATAATGAAAATTTCTATAATACTACCACCATACCAATGATCCATTTATTTCAAGCAATATCTAATAACATCCTGGTAGTACAAAATAGTTGAGAATTTTGGGAAAAATTTCACAGCAAAGTTAGTaataatttcataaatatattacTGAAATGATTTCTGAAAATGCTCAAAAACTGCCAGAAAGAAACTAGAATTTAGACATTTGAATGTGGATTAAAAAACTAATCTACATTGTTATAGCGAGAGCCAgatttgtttcttttggtttctttaaatGCTGTATTTTACTGGATTATTAAATGAAACATGCCTTTTCCTTTGTgcataaatgagattttaaaatcattGACTTTGGTTatagttttaatataaaataatcttaATAGGTTTGTAAGATCAAGTCAGTGGTTTTAGGAACCTCTCCAAAAGTTctccgttaaaaaaaaaataaaacaacaaacttCAGGTGAGTAAGAAGACTCTTTTCTTACAGGAATTCCTATAATTCTATTCTTCATAGGAGGGAATATATACACCCCTCCTCCaggtatctttttttccccattgcatTGTAAGGTCTAAACATAAATGATTTTATATTCCTGACATTAGCAGATTATTACAACTTTctagggaaaaaagcagagcaaCCAGCATGCTGAAAGAGTGATGCTTTGTTCATATTTTGGCCATAGGTTTGCCTTAAGAAAAAGCACACCCTTCAGAGTGGAAGAATTCATCTGCCTCCTATTTGATGGGGTTCAGAGCTAAGATGGCTGACTAAGTAAACATGGGGGACTGGAATTTCCTTGGAGGCATTCTGGAGGAAGTTCACGTCCACTCCACCATGATTGGAAAGATGTGGCTCACCGTCCTGTTCATATTTCGAATGCTTGTTCTGGGTGTAGCTGCTGAAGATGTCTGGAATGATGAGCAGTCTGGCTTCATCTGTAATACAGAACAACCTGGCTGCAGAAATGTATGCTATGATCAGGCCTTTCCTATCTCCCTCATTAGATACTGGGTTTTGCAGGTGATATTTGTGTCTTCACCATCCCTGGTCTACATGGGCCATGCTTTGTACCAACTGAGAGTTCTGGAGAAGGAGAGGCAGATGAAGAAAGCTCAACTGAGGGGTGAACTGGGGGAGGTAGAGCTTGAAATGCCTGGGGATCGGAGGAGACTGGAGCAAGAACTGCGTCAGCTTGAGCAAAGGAAACTGAATAAAGCTCCACTCAGAGGAACCTTGCTTTGCACTTATGTGATACACATTTTCACTCGCTCTGTGGTTGAAGTTGGGTTCATGATTGGACAGTATCTTTTATATGGATTTCATTTAGAGCCTCTATTTAAATGCCACGGCCACCCGTGTCCAAATATAATTGATTGTTTTGTCTCAAGACCCACAGAAAAGACGATATTCCTATTATTTATGCAATCCATAGCTActgtttcacttttcttaaatgttCTAGAAATATTCCATCTaggttttaaaaagattaaaagaggGCTTTGGGGACAATATAAATTGAGGGATGAACATAATGAATTTTGTACCAACAAGTCAAAACAAAACCTTGCCAAATATCAAAACACATCTGCAAATTCACTGAAACGATTCCCTTCTGCACCTGATTACAGTCTGTTAGTggaaaagcaaacacacacagcAGCGTACCCTGGTTTAAATCCACTTGCGTTTCAGACAGATTCTGATAATCACAGTGGAAATGATGACAAAGGCATTTTGGATGAACAGGAAACGCTACTTTCTGAGATGTGTATGCTTAGTACTACCTGTGGTCATCTTCAAAACATCAACTCAAGTAATAAAGAAGACACTcataaaatatctggaaaagaaGTTAATGGTAACCAGTtgaggggaaaaagagaaattgatGGCAAAGACAGCAAAAGGAACCACTCCTCTAAAGGTCACTGTTCTATTCCAGGTGATGCTATAGATCTGAACAACCACACGGCGCAGTCACCCCAAACAGCTTTCTCTCTGCCAGCTAACTACACCTGGAAACCGAAATGGCTTCGTGCTACTTGGGGTCCCTCTGCAGAAAATGAAAACCAGGCATTACCTCCTAAAGGTAACCTCAAGGGCCAGCTCAGAGAGGGCACAATCAGAACGCTTCCCCCTTCACAGGGAGACTTCCATCCACTTGACATTCCAGACACTCCTGATTCTTTGGGAGGGTTGTCCTTTGAATCCGAGTTGGTCAGAACCTGCAGTAACCCTATTGCTTGTCCTCCAAATCATTTAGTGTCGCTGACAAACAACCTCATTGGTAGGCGGGCTCCCACAGACCTTCAGATCTGAACAGCTGTTGGCTTTTAGACATTCTGTGTATTACATTATCAAAGAAGTAGTTAATGATGGTTGAGCACAGAAAAAACAGATAGGGCAGCTCTACAGACCAGCTGTTTAGACAGGGCAGCTCTACAGACCAGCTGTTTAGACAGACAACTGCAaacccatttaaaaaagggaaaatggctCTTATTCTGAATTGGGAAGTAGTTTCAAGTTCAAAGACATAGAGTTACCAAATCAGGACTACTTTTCTACAGGCTTCCTTCAGAATAACACTAATTTTGGGAAAGTCACATGTTGGAATCGAAGCTAAATGGAACCAGGTTTTTCCTTGAAGGGAACACAGCCTTCAGAGATTGTTCTTAATCTATGTAATTCTCTCTTTtggttattaatattttacttctGGACACTGATTATGCTTTGTTTGCCCCTGGGACTTAACGCAGTTTCTTCATAGACTGCAACCTGATCTGTCTTGAATATAATCATAATGTTGCTATCTAGGGGAATAAAATCCTAAAAAGATTGGTCGCTTTCTTTCACCAGTTTATAGATAGCATCGTGATTCAGTGCCAGGATCAGAGTCTTGGCTCTACTACTCACTGGTTATCTATACTTGACAGTTTACTAACAGTACCTACCTTACAGGGACGGTGtgagaattaaaataagaaaCGTATGTGTTTAATGCActgccaggcacacagtaagcGCTCAAAAGTGCTAGCTATTATTAGCACATTACTGCTCACCCTCCGGAGGCCCACATCAAGTTCGCCACAAAACAAGGAAACTCCAAATATAAGAGCTGGAGCCCAAACAGACGATTCTAAGCAGTCCTCCAGCCATTGGAAATCCAAGGGTTGCCCTCGTTAGTGCGCCCTTTTTCAAGGTGGGAGTCGACAAGCCAGTACACACACGCTGCCAGAGCTCCTGGGGTCCTAGTTGAGACAGGTCCGCCCACTCCCGGTGTCAGGAGACCCCAGTCTCCGGAAAGAGTTCTAGTGTTCCAGGGCTCAGTAGGCCCCGCCCCCTAGCGCCAGGCCCATCTTTGGCCCCACCTGGACATTTGTCCGGAGTTACCAAAACCCAGCCTCCTACTAAGTAACCGAATCTCTGCGAGAAccggaagaggaaggagaagtgcTGCTTTCAGAGGGGCGGGCGTACGCAGTCTCCTTTGGCTCAGCTCACTATGGGGCATTCAGAGCGTCCTGGTCGCCATGAAAACGAGCCACACCCCGGCGGTCCCGGACCGTGGTTCGCAAGTGCGCAGGCGCGCGCGCCCTTCCGCGCATGAGCACTGCTGCTCCGAGCCCGCCCGCCACGGTCTCCGGCGCCAGCTACGCCGCTGCCGCTGTCACTATGGCCCATTACAAAGTGAGGGGGGCGCGGCGTGGCTGGGGGCGTGCGGGCGGTAGCCAGCCGCTGGTCGGCTCGGGTGGGAGTGGGGGCGCGCGCGCAGGTCTGGGGGGCTTGAGGTGGCGAGGCGGAGGCGGCGTTGCCGGACTCCCAGCGCCTTCTTCCTGCTCCGGCCCCCGGGCTTCGACCACTGACCCGCCGTGTCTCCTCAGGCCGCCGACTCGAAGCGCGAGCAGTTCCGGAGGTACTTGGAGAAGTCGGGGGTGCTGGACACACTGACCAAGGGTGAGCATGGGCCAGAAGAGGGTGCCTCGTGACCTCGTCGTGCTCCTCGGCACTGCGCCCCAGACGGGCTGTGGCGTGGGGCAGGAGGGGAACAGGTGGGACCCGTCCCGGGTCCAGCGAGGTGGGCCTCGGTGTTTAGCGGGAACCGGCTCACGCCTGGCTGCCGGCCGCCGCCGGGGTCGGGTAGCCTCGCTCTCGCTACCGCTCTCGCCGCAGGGAGTGAAACTCTTGCAGCTGTTGCGAAGTCCCTCCAACTTCCGTTGCTTTGCCTTGAGCAGCCGCAGTGAATATGTTTGCTAAAGATCTTGAGAGCCCAACTCCTCCCTCCTGATACTTTTTTCGGAGCCCTCAAAATCCTGTACAGAAACACTTTCCTTTGAACAAAGGGCAAGTGGGGAAATGACCAGGTTTGAAAGCGGGCTATAAAGTAGCTAAGTGAACCTAATCCCCGAAGTAGCGGTTTGGCTGTGGCTTTTCAACCGAACCCCGTTTCGTAGTCTATATCAATTCCTACTTTGTGCAGATTTCACAATTAAAGTAGAATCACAGCTTAAAGAGCTGAGGGCACATCAAAATGGTTATattgttttcactttaaaaaatggaagctGTTACACTGTATCTCTTACTCTGGGGTTCAAGATCTAAGTAGATGAATAAGGTGCTTGAAACTGGAGGGTTCCAAGAGGTAGTGTGGATACTGCTTATTTCATTAGTTAAGCCGTAAGGCGAATGCCTGTTATGTATCACTCAACTCACTGGCTGGAACTTCCAAGGGTGCAGAACAGAGGAGTTGGCAGCGATGATGATCTGGGTCCATATGAGGAGTACAGTTAAGTATCTGGGAGATAATTTGGTAACTTCTCTTTGGCCAGAAGCAAAAGTTAGGAGAAAATTCTAGGAGAATAACAACTCTGGGTCTTAGCAGAATGCAGGGCTTGTAATTCCCAAGCATGGTCTGGTAATTTTGAGTTGCTACCTTAGGTTCAGGTACCAGTTTCCTACTTCTTTGCAAATAAGTTTCAGTAAACATTTGAGGGACTACGTGAAAGCACTTGCGCTGTCATCTGGGGAGGTATCACAGACTCTTGGAATTTCATcgacctcccccacccctcaaaaAACTCCACAAGCgcacttctttcatttatttaagcaTTTTATTCAGGTGTCTGTTCTAGGCACCGGGGATACAACAGTGGGGGAAACAAAAAGTCCCTGCTCTAAACTTATATCCTAGTTGGGGGAGACAGATAAACCATAGTGTCAACCAGCGGTAAGTGTTATGAAAAAAACATAGCAAAGTAaggggataaggaggatgggTGTGCCATTTTATATAGGGTGGTGAGGCAAGGCCTCTCttaacatttgagcagagacctgaatgaagtgTGATGTTGAGTTTCAGGAAGTGTAAGGAGGCCAAAGTGGCTGGATGGAGTGAATGAAACATACACTGGTAAGGACAGAGAAGTGACGATAGTGGGAGGCAAATGAAGATATTCAGCCTTGTGGCCATACATGGATTTTTCCTTCATGAGAGACTGGAAACCACGAGAggcttcttttccctttctgacatCTACTGGTATTCCCCCTCAACTTTCCCAGATTTCCAGTCTCCTAAGTAACATCAGACAATAGAGTATCTACTGATAAGATCTATTTAAAGTTtgattttgtgtactttacacAGATTTAACTTATAATTTTTATCCAGCTTATTTCCACATTAAAATGCTATAGGGATGGCTAAAGATAAAGATAAGTCATTTGGAAGAAGAGGCATTTTAGTTATTCTGAGCACTGTATCAACCTCTAAAAATCCGGGCTGCTAAGGCAAAAAGGGAAACACTGGGTATAGAGTTCTTGTCTGTTTAAAAGGAAGTATATTTCATCTATAGAAAAGCACAGGAAACTTGACATTTACATTATGTTCTGTAATTATCAACCTGTAACTACCATTGACAGAAATTTACAAGCTAAGAGAAAGGGtaggggaagaagggaagagtAAGAGTAATCATATCTTATAAAGTTAGAATTTGGTAGAGATCAGTGGAAATTAATGGAAGACGAAACAGAGGCTTGAGTACATAGTttcaaaaaaaaggtaataagaGGAATTAAAGTGTACTGTAACACtgaaagaagagggaaggagaggagagggtagTGATGATGTAAATATGCCAATTTCTCAAAAAACAGTGCTGTAAGTACGTTTAGAAGAGTATCAGAACTTAAGTTGTTAGTATTAGTTgcccatttgatttttttaatactgtCTATATTTGAAGGGTTATTAcaactcagaaaaataaaagggaagcaTGTAAGTTGGTTTATGAGGTGTTCTTAAACTGGTGTCTGGATAtgcacatttttttgtgtgtagatatttttttgtctttgatcAGATTTTTCAAAGAGTTCCGTGCACAAAAAAATTAACGACTGGTTTAGAGAGATTTTTACTTGAGTAGTATATCCTAGAAGGAATGTGTTCAAtaataagatggaaaaggcagtgCTGACATGAACTATTGGATATGAAACcactaaagtatatattttaatattgatttgAGCATGTTGATTACTGGTAAAGTTTTTGGTTTGTGTTTGTTTAGCATCTTGTGTGTGAAACTTCATTCTTGAATTCAGAGCTTCTTCCTTCCAACAGTTAACTGTAGCCCTGTTGATTCTCTACAgagtttttcttaaatgtttcatCCCTCTATCACTCTAGTGCAGGTCacactctcccttttttttttttggctgtgccacgaggcacatgggatcttagttccccaaccagggattgaacccgtgcacccttcagtggaagcgcagagtcgtaaccactggactgccaaggaattcccaggtCACTCTCTTTAAACTGGGTTATTACCATATCAGCCTCTTAATTGCTCTTCCTGCCTTTACATCCTTGTCCCACTTGTCAGTCTTCCACACAGGAGTCAAGAGTGATcctgtcactcccctgcttaTAACTGTTTAATTACATGCCATTTTGTTCTTAGGACCAAGGCCTGACTGAACTTGGAGGATCCTCTAGTCTCCTCCCTAACCACCTTTCCAGCTTCCTTTCCTGCCCGCCTTTTCACAACTCCATCTAGACACACTTGAATTTTCAGTTCCTCAGTATGTTGTTCTTTTGCCCCTGGCCTTCCCTTTTTATCTGAAACCACTGCCTAGGTCTcaggtcttatttctctttcttggggACGCCTTCCCTGGTGCCCTGGGCTGAGTTAGGTGTTCTTCCAATGTGCTCCTATAACCCATTACCCTATATTGCTGCTTGATAGTCTTTTTATGTCTAGTTCCTTGTTTATCTTTTGCACTAGACTATAAATTCATTGAGAGGAGCgaccttgtctgtcttgttcaccatggTATGGACAGTCCTAGCAATGTGCGTGGTGTATAATAGACACTCAGTAGACACTGGGGTATGGAATATAATTTAAGCCATTTTAATTTAAGactttaattgttattttttctgctttttgattTGCAGTTTTGGTAGCCTTATATGAAGAACCAGAGAAACCTAATAGTGCTTTGGAGtatccttttcatttttcaagtcAGAAAAAggcctttatttttttgaacTCATGTTTTTTCACATAGATAATAACCTTTAAAATACTTTTGATTATtgaaaaaattactttcttttgagTATTTGGATTTTGATCTCTGGGTAAATATTTGTGGTAGGGTGGGGTAACTCTCATCAGAGAATTATTTCAGAAGGCTATTTCATTAGTTTCATTGAGCTCAAGTAAATTCTTAActtttatattagttttttaaagCATCACTTAGGAGCTGCTACcccagaaaatccagaaatagagCTGCTTCGCCTAGAATtggcagaaatgaaagagaaatatgaagctattgtagaagaaaataaaaaactgaaaacaaaggtaaaatttttgaaagaattcatattaaaaataatgtcacCTTTAATAATTATATGACCAAAACCTCACTAAAATGGACagtaggggagggaggtgggtgaaTATCAATCTCAGTTAACTGCAAGGCCAAGCTGATGCCCTGTCTAGAAAACCACAAGCAAACTGTAAATAGGATGAGCAAAGCGTGGTCAAGAAGAGGTTCTTGGGAACCTTCATcgacaaaaagatgaaaatattggTTAATGATTAGTGGTTTATAAGTAAATGGAGATTTCTTAGAGTCTTAGGCAGTTGACTTAATAGGTCAATACAGGGCCACTGCTTTGCTAATGGAACCCCTTAGATAGTGCAGTGCACAATCTGCATAGTCACGTGGTGGCCCTGTAATGTGTTAACTCTGTAAACTTGTTTGCACTTAACCTCCGTACATTTGCTTGTCCTTAATTTTGTCTAGTGCtggagttttttctttgtttaagctCCCGTGAGAATTTTCATAAAGTTCAAACTAGTCAACTCTTAAGTCTTTGAGGTTTTACCAGATCTGAATCACATAATGCATTTCACGTGACTCTAGGCATTTCTCACGATGTGTTTTATCTTCTCAACCTTGTGAGATAAGTGACACAGGTGCACAGACCattttgtaggtgaggaaactaaagcacagtGAAGTCTAATTAGCTTCTCAAATCTGACAGCTAACTGGAACAACTCAAATCTTAGCGCAGTGTTGCAGCAGACCTCAGCTCGGCATAACAGAAAATTCAGTGTCTGAAATTATCCGAGATCCCACAGTGTGTAGATGCCACACAACTTTTTGGCACCTTTTAAGTCAAAAGCGTTAGCTGCTTCTCATTGACTGGCTAGATTAATGTACATCACGTAATTCTTTTTTGCTGCTTTTTAGGAGAAAGTTCAGTAAACTtatggtggagaggaagaaagtacCTTACTATCAGCCACAACATCTTTGGGAAGATATAGATTATTGCATATCAAATATTTGTGTAGTGCAGTCATGAATGGgaattaagttttattttcccagtaattttaaaggtttatttaaaaagaactttCACTAGGTttgattatattaaatattaaaatcactGAGTGGTTTAAAAAGGATAGGCTTTTAATATAAACTTACTGATTCAGtaattaaatggaatataatagtTAACTCGTTTTGTTACTATTAAGTTTTTTACCCAATTTAGAATCAAATTCACCTAAACTCCTCTGTCTTTGCCCCATAGCTTGCTCAGTATGAACCACCTCAGGAGGAGAAGCGTGCTGAATAGGATTCTTCTCAGTTGAAAAGACACTGAAAAATGGTTTTGTATGACTTGAATAGTTTGTATAGTATATAATCTTTTCTGAACAGATGCTATAGCACTCTTTTAATATGTTAAATTCACCTATCACACTCTTTAACTGTTATAAACACATATACTTAGAATCACCAATAAAAACTCAATATAACTTTCTTTGGGTCTTAAAAGCAGGAGAATCAAAAGGGAATCCTGACAAAAATCTAAACACAGCCATCTAATTCATTACCTTAAAAGACATTCTGTTTATTAGTCTGACTAGGAATGATGGTACTGGTTGTATTTTAGCCAAGGAAGTTTAGCATGGAGCTATTCCTTGGTTTAGTTCAGGATATGAACACAGGTACAGtcattctttaaaatgaagatgacaCTGTTGTTTATATTCTCTGTAGGCAGCTGGAGAGATCTGTGTGACATAAGATACTGTTACATGGGGTCTCATGAATCTTCTGCTCTTGTTTATATAATGTGGAACAAATGACTCTTCTTTGCCACCACTTTGCCTTAGATAACTGTGTGTGTGCCAGCGTGAACTCTCTGACACCACGTTTCCTTCTATGCAATCATGCCGTATCTGATAATGTTGCCTTGCTTTACTGTGTGCTTCCGTGGGTCCCAGTTGCACATTGGCCTTTCTGTGTTGTTTTTCAACTTGCTATAATAGCAGTTATCCTGATTGTAATTTATATAGCTTTAAAGAGAATCACACTGTTCCCCTGCCTTACTTGTTGCTTAGCTGAACACAGAACAGAGGCAATATAAAATTCTGGGTTCACGCACAAGCTGGGACAAGAAGGGGAATGAGCCATATATTGTGGAAAATTATAGTTTGCGGGTATAATTATAtagtgcttttttccctcaaggtaTTTTTCTAGCCTTGaattcattttatcttcattatCCCTGTGAAGTAGGTAGGCAAATATGAGGGGAGGTGGGGTGTTGAATTTTTAGGCCAAAGACTGATATGAATACAAATTATTTACTAATTGTAGAACCTTGGGCACATCAGTTAATTGCTCTGAgattcactttcctcatctgttaaatgggaataatatctgtgctgcctacctcacagggttgttgtgagggtcaAATGGAATGTATGTGAAAGATTTGTAAATGGTAAAGCACTATATTCTTGTTTGTtagtcctttttcctttcttggaaGACCTACAGTCAGATGTGTTGTGTTACTGATCACTTAAATTTCCTTATTGATCGACTAGCATTATTAAGAAGTAGTCCTATTTCATGTATTCTGTCCCTATTGTTagagaaatgtctttattttttggtgaaaacacacatagaaaacaaaatccaatGAAAGCTGGTTTAACTAGCAAAAGCCTCAGCACCTGCTGGAAACTGTGACCAAGCCAATCATAAGGACATTTTAATCAGTCATGTTGGCAGGAATGTGGCAATGGTCTGTGCCTCTTCTAGTCACAAGTCTGTTTTTGGAGGGGAGTCAGATACAGTTGGAAGAACATTTACTTGAATTGGTTTATGTTTTACCAGTTCGGGTGCCTCCTACATGGACAGCAGTGGGCTGAGTGCTAGGTGTTATAAAGGTGAATGACTTGAAGTTAGCTATAAGCCAGGTATATAACCAACTACAATGTGGGACAGGATGTGCTAAGAAccgtaaataataataaaacatggCCCCATGGGGGTTTTGGAAGAGAGGGAGACTTGGCTTCCTTAAGCAATTGGTATGACAGTCCCTTTGTGGACAGGCAAGTAGGAATTTTTTCTGGCAGCCAACCCTCATTTGCTTTTTCCCCAGTGGGACTGGTATTAATATTTATGTAAGTCAGATGACTGTCTCTTGTATCATCCTTTTGAACAGAATGGCAACCTGTGGGTTGGATAATCAGATCTTTTGGGGGAACTGACCTGCTTAAACTGCTGTATCAGTCAGTGCTATGAATTCAGGGCCAGCCTGGCCTCTGGAGGTCCTTTTCAACATTTCTATCAAGGATCTGGATGAAGACAGTATACAAGAAGCTGCTCAGTGGAGTAAAAAAGGATCCAATCCATTTAGTTCCTGTTTGTTTTAGCTGCCTTACCTATAAAATGTAGATTTCGTTATCTTGCCTACCTCACAAGGTATTGTAAGGATCAAATTAAGCATAATGGATGTAAAAGTACCTTGCAAATTGTAAAGGACTACATATGGGTCAGATGGTAGTAATGCTAATTCTCTACGTGCCACAAAGTTGGAAGGGCTGGTTGGTAGACTATATTGAAATGAGCTTGAAAATGATCAACAACTTGAACTACCTAAACTTCACAGCCTAAGCCAAAAAGTTGAAATATCAAGTCTTACTTTTAGGTTAAAAAATGTAGCTATACAAGTTTAGGCACTAGGATTGCTGACAAAGTACTAGTTCCAGTGACCATCAATGGGAACCACTTATACTccatggatattaaaaaaaaaattccattctgGAAAGCATTAATAGAAATATTGTCCAGGTGCCAGGTGCTAAACAGTCACCCCGAAGGCTGTATTGGTCAGTATTGCATTGTAGGTGTCAGACATTTGATGGATGTTGACAAGCTCAGTTGCATATAAAGGAGAGTGCATTTGAAACTATAAGGCTGTGTTGTCCAAtacggtagccactagccacatctggcaattaaaattaaacaaaattaaaaattcagttcctcagtcacactagcaaCAATTGAGCAGTGTAGATGTAGAACATGTCTATCATCACAGGAAGTGCTATTGGACATTACTGTAGAAGGAATGGCTGAAGGAACTGAGTATGTTTAATGTGGAACAGAGAAGACAGTGGGTAATGAAGACTGTAATCTAATATTTGAGGTACtgtcatgaaaaaaatgaagaccaCTGCTTATAGACTCTGGTATATAAGCTCCAGGGAGTGTGATTTTTGTCCTGAATAAGAGACTTAAAGTTTTACCACAGTGGAATTGGATGCCTATTGAGATAGTGAGCTCTCTTCCCTGGGATCTATTGAAGTGTATGCTGCATGTCTATCAGAGACACTGTAGAGTGGATTCTCTTTAGGTGAGAGGTTGGACTAGATGACCTCTAAGTATGTGTCCTACCTTTAACTTCGACTTCAGACAGAACCAGGTCCCAGATTTGCATACATGCTTTCCCTTCATAATCAAGAAGTTAGTTTCCTTGGAAGATCAGTACCACCACCCATGTCCCCTTCAGGAAGAGGATCCTCTTTTGTCAAATTTC
This genomic stretch from Kogia breviceps isolate mKogBre1 chromosome 1, mKogBre1 haplotype 1, whole genome shotgun sequence harbors:
- the GJA9 gene encoding gap junction alpha-9 protein, translated to MGDWNFLGGILEEVHVHSTMIGKMWLTVLFIFRMLVLGVAAEDVWNDEQSGFICNTEQPGCRNVCYDQAFPISLIRYWVLQVIFVSSPSLVYMGHALYQLRVLEKERQMKKAQLRGELGEVELEMPGDRRRLEQELRQLEQRKLNKAPLRGTLLCTYVIHIFTRSVVEVGFMIGQYLLYGFHLEPLFKCHGHPCPNIIDCFVSRPTEKTIFLLFMQSIATVSLFLNVLEIFHLGFKKIKRGLWGQYKLRDEHNEFCTNKSKQNLAKYQNTSANSLKRFPSAPDYSLLVEKQTHTAAYPGLNPLAFQTDSDNHSGNDDKGILDEQETLLSEMCMLSTTCGHLQNINSSNKEDTHKISGKEVNGNQLRGKREIDGKDSKRNHSSKGHCSIPGDAIDLNNHTAQSPQTAFSLPANYTWKPKWLRATWGPSAENENQALPPKGNLKGQLREGTIRTLPPSQGDFHPLDIPDTPDSLGGLSFESELVRTCSNPIACPPNHLVSLTNNLIGRRAPTDLQI
- the MYCBP gene encoding C-Myc-binding protein, coding for MSTAAPSPPATVSGASYAAAAVTMAHYKAADSKREQFRRYLEKSGVLDTLTKVLVALYEEPEKPNSALDFLKHHLGAATPENPEIELLRLELAEMKEKYEAIVEENKKLKTKLAQYEPPQEEKRAE